A region of Flavobacteriales bacterium DNA encodes the following proteins:
- a CDS encoding glycosyltransferase family 2 protein: protein MPVIGLSIIVPCYQEEEVIASTCERLVNLCSRLISELDTEVIFINDGSSDGTGKILRSFADSNPSFKVISFSRNFGHQAAVAAGLHHCSRDTAVSIDADLQDPPEIIPDMIKLMNDTGANVVYGVRSSRQGESWLKKSSAHLFYRLINRFSDVHIPVDTGDFRLMDRKVIDAFRTLKEKNKYVRGLVSWVGFNQVPFYYKRDERLAGNTKYGWSKMMGLGMNALTYFSKRPLHVAINLGFLCLFIGLLLAVYALVVRLSGDYFFMAGWASTMIAIIFFGGVQLLTVGLIGKYIGSIFDEVKQRPEYIIDETINFSND, encoded by the coding sequence ATGCCGGTTATTGGGTTATCCATTATTGTTCCCTGCTATCAGGAAGAAGAAGTCATTGCGAGCACATGCGAGCGACTTGTGAATTTATGTTCACGACTGATTTCAGAATTGGATACCGAAGTCATCTTTATCAACGATGGCAGTTCTGATGGAACAGGTAAGATCTTAAGATCATTTGCTGATTCCAATCCTTCTTTTAAGGTGATCTCATTCTCCAGAAATTTTGGGCATCAGGCGGCAGTGGCAGCAGGTCTTCATCATTGCTCCAGGGATACTGCGGTGAGCATAGATGCAGATTTACAGGATCCCCCAGAAATCATTCCGGATATGATAAAGTTGATGAACGATACCGGAGCTAATGTGGTTTACGGTGTACGTTCATCAAGACAGGGAGAAAGTTGGTTGAAGAAAAGTTCTGCCCATTTGTTTTATCGCCTGATCAACCGGTTCTCTGACGTACATATTCCAGTGGACACCGGTGATTTCAGGTTGATGGATAGAAAGGTGATCGATGCATTCAGGACATTGAAGGAAAAGAATAAGTATGTCAGAGGGCTGGTAAGTTGGGTTGGATTCAATCAGGTGCCTTTCTATTATAAAAGAGATGAGCGGTTGGCAGGAAACACCAAGTACGGTTGGTCAAAGATGATGGGCCTTGGAATGAATGCGTTGACCTATTTTTCCAAAAGGCCTCTTCATGTAGCCATTAATCTGGGTTTCCTGTGTTTGTTCATCGGTTTGTTACTGGCGGTTTATGCGCTGGTAGTTCGCTTGTCCGGGGATTACTTTTTTATGGCCGGTTGGGCATCCACCATGATAGCCATCATTTTCTTTGGCGGGGTACAGCTTCTGACCGTAGGTCTGATAGGTAAATATATCGGCAGCATCTTTGACGAAGTAAAACAGCGACCGGAGTATATCATTGACGAAACCATCAACTTTAGCAATGACTGA
- a CDS encoding choice-of-anchor L domain-containing protein — translation MANQIVGQGFDVKNVVLNCPQGAIGLFDATATTMAIRTGILLTTGSTQTARGPNNNVSAGVNNGTAGDNQLDALAGQTTYDACVLEFDLVPYCDTLRINYAFGSEEYPEFVGREFNDVFAFYVSGPGIVGAQNIAVIPGQGLPININNINQNVNANLYVNNNNGTGIQYDGYTWPLTGKIAVIPCETYHLKIAIADVEDGIFDSGIFIESKSVECTPIVFNEIGANRDGVEGCTPGAFTFCRTGEINLPLTVNYEIRGTATNGVDYQTIPNNVTIPAGQSCAEVIIDPIFDGTLEPGEYVEIVYQRGNCPIFDTIRINISDPASIDAGPDVTICSGGQIQIGNILDPTYTYAWTPTGGITDPTLSNPVISISVASTTPVTYTYVLQATSPDGCVLTDSIRVNVMPPPDVNFNFTPACTNQPTMFTDLSASSGGNITGWLWDFGDNFFDTIANPQHTYNMPGTYTITLTATDENGCTAQTDQTMQIWALPVANFSVNEPCVDDTSFFLNLTTIADPNDNLSQSVWDFGDGTPTLNSPNPSHVYKLAGTYFVTLTVTTANGCSNTVKKAVIIQPKPTAQMYVDDICQNVAAKIFNRSLGITGGNWVWDFGDGSTSDSLNPTHFYDTDGPKTIKLWVTSYYGCTDSVEQTINVYPMPEPKFFLDSIAGCSPLCLDFSDQTDEGQAQIEQWAWLFGNHVEVGKDVRYCFYEDGYFSPGLMIVTSDGCSDTVFRQNLITVYPKPTAGFNMSPRVVDDINPVVQITDESFGGGTWIWNYGGGDIDTTTTNTNPIKTYNEPGTYSVEQIVYNEYGCADTAVEYVVVRELSSVYIPNAFTPGGDGINEGFIPKATGIYLEADFVMYIMDRWGNTIYKSTSLNDPWDGKVYSNAGNPGDKAVQNDVYIYIARFTDKNNGSMLKQLLGSVTVIR, via the coding sequence ATGGCAAACCAAATTGTAGGACAGGGCTTCGATGTGAAGAATGTGGTTCTTAACTGCCCTCAGGGAGCCATTGGTCTCTTTGATGCGACAGCGACCACCATGGCTATTCGTACAGGTATACTTCTTACCACCGGTTCTACCCAAACAGCGAGGGGCCCCAATAACAATGTAAGTGCTGGGGTAAATAATGGTACGGCAGGCGATAACCAGTTGGATGCACTCGCCGGGCAAACGACCTACGATGCATGCGTGCTTGAATTTGACCTCGTTCCATATTGTGATACCCTTAGAATCAACTATGCTTTCGGGTCCGAGGAATATCCTGAATTCGTAGGAAGGGAGTTTAACGATGTGTTTGCCTTCTACGTTAGCGGACCTGGAATTGTGGGTGCGCAGAATATCGCGGTTATTCCCGGACAAGGTCTTCCGATCAACATCAATAATATTAATCAGAATGTAAATGCTAACCTGTACGTAAATAACAATAACGGTACAGGAATCCAATATGACGGCTATACCTGGCCTCTTACCGGTAAGATTGCGGTAATTCCCTGTGAGACTTATCACCTGAAAATTGCCATTGCCGACGTAGAAGACGGTATTTTCGATTCGGGCATATTCATTGAATCCAAGTCGGTTGAGTGTACACCTATTGTATTTAACGAGATTGGAGCCAACAGGGATGGGGTAGAAGGCTGTACCCCAGGTGCATTTACTTTCTGCCGTACAGGTGAGATAAACTTGCCATTGACCGTGAACTATGAAATCAGAGGGACTGCAACCAATGGTGTAGATTATCAGACCATTCCTAATAATGTGACTATTCCTGCAGGTCAATCCTGCGCCGAAGTTATTATTGACCCTATCTTTGATGGTACCCTGGAACCAGGTGAGTATGTTGAAATCGTTTATCAACGCGGGAATTGCCCGATTTTTGATACCATCCGGATCAATATTTCAGATCCTGCTTCCATTGATGCCGGCCCGGATGTAACCATTTGTTCCGGAGGGCAGATACAGATAGGGAATATACTTGATCCCACGTATACCTACGCCTGGACGCCAACCGGAGGCATTACGGATCCGACCCTGTCAAATCCTGTAATTTCAATATCAGTGGCGTCAACCACTCCGGTAACCTATACGTATGTCCTGCAGGCAACCTCGCCCGACGGATGTGTGTTGACCGACAGCATTAGGGTGAATGTGATGCCACCGCCGGATGTGAACTTCAACTTCACGCCGGCATGTACCAATCAACCAACCATGTTCACGGATCTTTCCGCTTCCAGTGGAGGAAATATCACCGGATGGCTCTGGGATTTTGGAGATAATTTCTTCGATACGATTGCCAATCCCCAGCACACCTATAATATGCCAGGTACTTATACCATTACTCTCACAGCAACAGATGAGAATGGGTGTACCGCCCAAACCGATCAGACGATGCAGATATGGGCGCTTCCGGTTGCCAATTTCTCTGTCAACGAACCATGTGTGGATGACACCTCTTTTTTCCTGAACCTTACAACGATTGCAGATCCGAATGATAATCTGTCACAGTCCGTATGGGACTTTGGAGATGGAACACCGACACTGAATTCACCAAATCCATCTCATGTTTACAAGCTGGCGGGCACCTATTTTGTTACCCTTACCGTAACAACCGCAAACGGATGCAGCAATACTGTTAAGAAGGCTGTGATTATTCAGCCCAAGCCAACGGCGCAGATGTATGTTGATGATATATGCCAGAACGTAGCGGCAAAAATTTTCAACCGATCGCTAGGCATAACCGGTGGTAACTGGGTATGGGACTTTGGAGATGGATCTACCTCAGATTCGCTGAATCCAACCCATTTTTATGATACCGACGGCCCGAAAACAATTAAGTTATGGGTGACAAGCTACTACGGATGTACGGATAGTGTCGAGCAAACAATTAATGTCTATCCGATGCCTGAACCCAAGTTTTTCCTTGATAGCATTGCAGGCTGTTCACCTTTGTGTCTTGATTTCAGCGATCAGACAGATGAGGGGCAGGCCCAGATCGAACAATGGGCCTGGTTGTTTGGAAACCATGTGGAAGTGGGGAAGGATGTTCGTTACTGTTTTTATGAAGACGGTTATTTTTCTCCGGGCTTGATGATTGTTACCTCTGACGGTTGTTCGGATACCGTATTCAGGCAAAACCTAATCACCGTTTACCCCAAACCAACCGCCGGCTTCAATATGTCACCCCGTGTGGTGGATGATATCAATCCGGTCGTACAGATCACGGATGAGTCCTTTGGCGGCGGAACCTGGATATGGAATTATGGGGGGGGAGATATCGATACCACCACCACAAATACCAATCCGATCAAGACTTACAACGAACCCGGAACCTATTCAGTAGAACAGATCGTATATAATGAGTATGGTTGCGCGGACACCGCTGTTGAATATGTGGTGGTGCGTGAATTATCGTCGGTATACATCCCGAATGCTTTTACACCGGGAGGAGATGGCATCAACGAGGGCTTCATTCCCAAAGCAACAGGTATCTATTTGGAAGCGGACTTCGTAATGTACATCATGGATCGATGGGGCAATACCATTTATAAATCAACATCATTGAATGATCCCTGGGATGGAAAGGTATACAGCAACGCCGGAAATCCGGGTGATAAAGCAGTTCAGAATGACGTATATATTTATATCGCAAGATTTACAGATAAGAACAATGGATCTATGCTCAAGCAGTTGCTGGGCAGTGTAACCGTAATCCGATGA
- a CDS encoding histidine kinase, translating into MKRLIRIGAELLKDLFTKCHPDESGGVLDKSVSSKQVSIWGTFVGNDDKSVTWKAVSKQIKKSQNWEGTLCIRGSGGEKIWLSADIQPIHGDHFLLLGFDVSNRVRAERQLRQKDQELNIITKATSLFFLNISLNGRIQFINKTLKHLDAKDVIGKTVYEFFPAKEHKEIKATIKRVSQSGRPSYFEAESIGEGNNPAWYGTHVYPNGIDDHGNKQMLLIAKDITHKVEVDKELEKQERMSKEYQSQFLSTQINPHFIFNAMNAIQVYILDRQTEPALEYVSEFSSLIRNVLENSSKLKITIAEEVEFLIKYLELEKKRFDKRFEYNVIIEPGLDMDAAVIPPMVLQPHVENAVVHGIGKLRGRDDGLITISFNGVKDRLICKIQDNGVGREYALSFTTLNRGKAHRSMGEKITKTRLRLLTETSGAKHDIKVVDLKDANGNAKGTSVELTFPLLSI; encoded by the coding sequence TTGAAGAGATTGATCCGTATTGGTGCGGAGCTACTCAAGGATCTTTTTACGAAATGCCATCCGGATGAGTCCGGCGGTGTGCTGGATAAAAGTGTTTCATCAAAGCAGGTAAGCATTTGGGGTACATTTGTGGGGAATGATGATAAATCCGTAACCTGGAAAGCAGTATCAAAACAAATTAAGAAGAGTCAAAACTGGGAAGGTACCTTGTGCATCAGGGGGAGCGGCGGGGAGAAGATATGGCTGTCTGCAGATATTCAACCGATACACGGGGATCACTTTTTGCTGCTTGGGTTTGATGTTTCCAACCGCGTGCGCGCGGAAAGACAATTACGTCAGAAAGATCAGGAGTTGAATATAATCACAAAAGCAACTTCTCTCTTTTTTCTGAATATTTCACTGAATGGAAGAATTCAGTTTATAAATAAAACCTTAAAACATCTGGATGCCAAAGATGTGATTGGCAAAACAGTCTATGAATTTTTCCCCGCTAAGGAACATAAGGAGATCAAAGCGACGATAAAAAGGGTGTCTCAATCGGGCAGACCCTCCTATTTTGAGGCGGAGAGTATCGGAGAAGGCAATAATCCTGCATGGTATGGCACACATGTTTACCCAAATGGAATTGATGACCATGGCAATAAGCAGATGCTGCTTATTGCCAAAGATATCACCCATAAGGTAGAGGTGGATAAGGAGCTTGAAAAGCAAGAACGAATGTCAAAGGAATATCAATCCCAATTCCTGAGCACCCAGATCAACCCCCACTTTATTTTCAATGCGATGAATGCCATTCAGGTTTATATTCTGGATAGGCAAACTGAACCTGCACTTGAATATGTTTCTGAGTTTTCCAGCCTGATCAGGAATGTTCTGGAGAATTCCAGCAAGCTGAAGATTACCATTGCAGAGGAGGTGGAGTTTCTGATCAAATACCTTGAACTTGAGAAAAAAAGATTTGATAAACGATTTGAGTATAATGTCATCATAGAACCGGGTCTTGATATGGATGCAGCTGTGATTCCTCCCATGGTATTGCAACCGCATGTGGAGAATGCCGTTGTTCATGGTATCGGAAAGCTCAGGGGTAGAGACGACGGCTTGATCACCATTTCGTTTAACGGAGTCAAAGACCGACTGATTTGTAAAATTCAGGACAATGGGGTAGGGAGGGAATATGCGCTTTCCTTTACCACCCTGAATCGTGGGAAGGCCCATCGCTCGATGGGTGAAAAGATCACCAAAACCAGACTTCGTTTATTGACCGAAACATCCGGCGCAAAGCACGACATCAAAGTTGTTGATCTGAAGGACGCCAATGGAAATGCGAAAGGAACTTCCGTTGAGCTGACATTTCCATTATTATCCATCTAA
- a CDS encoding PKD domain-containing protein, which yields MVAYIKGWIAPVVLCVLLMSTVISVKVQAQTKPPSTCENLDFSRRDFTGWVGRTTVYKSDHPDANNCPQAGRPNVNCPDGTGPACNGACYSVPGFQFPLPNACFACLNPPMNQPGDFYNTIGIFPGRHTIITNSQPDPFTCNNVMTLPPGENQCVRLGNGGRGPWGTGVGWEIDYLSYSFVVGTDNQLLTYKYAVVLQDPLRDPNNPPHSDSIRPRFNVFITNDLTGELIDPTCGAFEVIYDTTLTGFRECSYNQVTSFGGNPLSSVGTAYRAWTTVGVDLRSYVGVPITITFNTWDCGWGGHFGYAYVTARCDSLGLTVQNCTPGGTVTISAPEGFAYDWFNGESTRTILVDNVSPGDSVWVTLTSRNGCKTDLGAIISPTQTNAIFTAQPSPICEGDTVFFDESSYSIFLGNGDTVDIQTYQWDFGDSGTDNVQDPYHIYTTAGTYEPTLIVYTDEGCLDTAKAIIQVDPMPVADFVAPIVCAGAETEFTDNSVIGTGTITSYSWNFGHNNATSTSQNPTYTYPGPGTYTVTLDVSSQTGCPATVTKTVEVVPAPVADISGYDVCLGDTVYFTNNSYPTNPNDPLVGWTWSFGDKTSFQNAPNPAHIYQSTGTFDVKLTVVTQAGCTDDTIIKVNVYPPPVANFSTGPVCVGSATNFTDLSSSTGVLSNCVWDFGDGTVVNGCGDQDHIYGSAGVYTVKLFVAEASGCSDSIVQSVMVNPEPIICFTDSLKGCVPLIVDFADCSSYGGSCLWDFGDGSAASTDCQPTHQFTEPGCYDISLTVTSPSGCKKSLTKPCYVEGYPWPNAAFDADPIKVSIINPVINFTDKSTAGVKWNWFFGDGDTAAIQHPNHTYREVGEYNVVLAMENQYGCKDTVYKKVIVEPISSIYVPNVFSPNGDGVNDFFKIEYEGFCEVEMFIFDRWGNEIFQTSSFEGWNGKANGGDKIAQEDVYVWLIRAIDCSGERWRRVGQVTLVR from the coding sequence ATGGTCGCCTACATAAAAGGATGGATTGCCCCCGTGGTACTGTGTGTACTGCTGATGTCTACAGTTATATCAGTGAAAGTTCAGGCACAGACCAAACCGCCTTCAACATGTGAAAACCTGGACTTCAGCAGGCGCGATTTCACAGGATGGGTGGGGCGAACGACGGTTTATAAGTCAGATCACCCGGACGCGAATAACTGTCCGCAGGCAGGAAGACCGAATGTGAACTGTCCCGATGGCACCGGGCCAGCATGTAACGGGGCATGCTACTCTGTTCCAGGTTTCCAGTTTCCTTTACCTAATGCATGCTTTGCTTGTCTCAATCCTCCAATGAACCAACCTGGTGATTTTTATAATACGATAGGTATTTTCCCAGGAAGGCATACCATTATTACCAACTCCCAGCCTGACCCGTTTACCTGCAATAATGTAATGACCCTACCTCCGGGTGAGAATCAGTGTGTGCGTCTAGGGAATGGAGGAAGGGGACCTTGGGGTACAGGAGTGGGGTGGGAGATAGACTACCTCAGTTACTCATTCGTTGTCGGAACCGATAATCAACTGCTCACCTATAAATATGCCGTGGTGCTACAGGATCCGCTTCGTGATCCGAACAATCCCCCTCATTCAGACAGCATCCGTCCCCGCTTCAATGTTTTTATTACTAACGACCTTACAGGCGAACTCATTGACCCGACATGCGGCGCTTTCGAGGTTATCTATGATACTACACTCACAGGTTTCAGGGAGTGCTCCTACAACCAGGTCACCAGTTTTGGAGGTAATCCTTTGTCATCCGTTGGAACGGCATATCGTGCATGGACCACCGTAGGCGTGGATCTCAGATCTTATGTGGGTGTTCCGATCACCATCACCTTCAATACGTGGGATTGCGGATGGGGAGGTCACTTCGGTTATGCCTATGTAACGGCCAGATGTGATTCATTGGGACTGACCGTTCAAAACTGCACACCGGGCGGTACGGTGACCATTTCTGCACCTGAAGGATTCGCTTATGATTGGTTTAATGGTGAAAGTACACGCACCATCCTTGTAGATAATGTGAGTCCCGGAGACTCTGTATGGGTAACCCTTACGAGCCGTAACGGTTGTAAGACCGACCTGGGTGCGATTATCAGTCCTACACAAACCAATGCCATCTTTACTGCACAGCCTTCTCCTATTTGCGAAGGAGATACGGTTTTCTTTGATGAAAGCTCATACAGTATATTCCTGGGCAACGGAGATACGGTGGACATCCAAACCTACCAATGGGATTTCGGCGACAGCGGAACCGATAATGTTCAGGATCCTTACCATATCTACACCACAGCCGGAACCTATGAGCCTACCCTTATCGTTTATACCGATGAAGGATGTTTGGACACGGCAAAAGCCATTATACAGGTAGACCCAATGCCGGTTGCAGATTTCGTGGCGCCGATTGTTTGTGCCGGTGCAGAGACCGAGTTTACGGATAATTCCGTCATAGGGACTGGGACCATTACATCTTATTCCTGGAACTTTGGTCATAATAATGCGACATCTACCTCTCAAAACCCAACATATACGTATCCGGGTCCCGGAACCTATACGGTCACACTGGATGTAAGCAGTCAAACAGGATGTCCGGCCACCGTAACAAAAACGGTGGAGGTAGTGCCGGCGCCGGTTGCTGACATCTCCGGCTATGATGTTTGTCTGGGCGATACCGTATACTTTACCAATAACTCTTATCCGACGAATCCTAATGATCCCCTGGTGGGTTGGACCTGGAGTTTCGGTGACAAAACTTCCTTCCAGAACGCACCGAACCCTGCCCACATTTACCAAAGCACGGGAACATTTGATGTGAAACTCACGGTGGTAACACAGGCCGGATGTACGGATGATACCATCATCAAGGTCAACGTTTATCCGCCTCCTGTAGCCAACTTCTCAACCGGTCCGGTTTGTGTAGGCAGTGCTACAAACTTTACGGACCTGTCTTCTTCCACAGGTGTCCTGTCCAACTGCGTATGGGATTTCGGAGATGGAACGGTTGTAAACGGATGCGGAGATCAGGACCACATTTATGGCAGCGCCGGTGTGTATACCGTTAAGCTTTTTGTAGCAGAAGCATCCGGATGTTCTGATTCAATTGTACAATCGGTCATGGTAAATCCGGAGCCAATCATCTGCTTCACAGACTCGTTGAAGGGGTGTGTGCCGCTGATTGTGGATTTTGCAGACTGCTCTTCTTATGGTGGTTCATGTTTGTGGGACTTCGGTGACGGTTCAGCGGCCTCCACCGATTGCCAGCCTACACATCAATTCACCGAGCCGGGATGCTATGATATTTCGCTCACCGTTACTTCTCCATCGGGTTGTAAAAAGTCATTGACCAAGCCCTGTTATGTTGAGGGGTATCCATGGCCGAATGCCGCTTTTGATGCTGATCCCATCAAGGTGAGCATCATTAACCCGGTAATCAATTTCACTGATAAATCTACGGCTGGTGTGAAATGGAACTGGTTCTTCGGTGATGGAGATACCGCCGCCATCCAGCATCCCAACCACACCTACAGGGAAGTGGGGGAGTATAACGTGGTGCTGGCCATGGAAAACCAATACGGCTGCAAGGATACTGTTTACAAAAAAGTCATTGTAGAACCTATATCTTCTATCTATGTACCAAACGTATTCAGCCCGAATGGAGATGGTGTTAATGATTTCTTTAAGATCGAGTATGAAGGCTTCTGTGAAGTTGAGATGTTTATTTTCGACCGTTGGGGAAATGAAATATTCCAGACCAGTTCATTCGAAGGTTGGAACGGTAAAGCCAATGGAGGAGATAAAATTGCACAGGAAGATGTGTACGTGTGGTTGATTCGGGCTATAGACTGTTCCGGTGAACGCTGGAGACGGGTAGGGCAGGTCACCCTCGTACGATAG
- a CDS encoding tetratricopeptide repeat protein translates to MLGVIGVKLLADHYRLISCPYPLEYREAHTPATTHLMLKGGDPYELAQQPWYTNVYGVAFNYICYPVVMVFGEGYPVYRAIVGFFIWCCCITLYLLLQRLKVPRLESTAATLIFYASLLYFVTPMVRPDSFGLFLFMVSLFYPVISGYGWRSLVVSMVCCIVAFYAKPYFLLASAFLAAYMFLFVSKKQGLIYGCGFALLLLISVLVVDQRFETYFSNAFFIYTNYRIDKFDYMIRQLSAYVKHSPGLIGLMMMGGYAGWRSFKGGSWKLNLKNPEAPAIASAIPLSAFVAVCIFLLFVYRLGQHQGAWLTYLFQLMSPFLLLATLPAVFRASIRYKRSLVMALLMINLGINAFAYLNHTGEVRYSEESWKLLKTLTEPANQVLNTPVIAMDLLQENKRVFDTGNSEYFQYGGERNGIWSSFLSPHPEIQDRWMEARREVNQMIEQQKFDLIVLGRGPRYLTDEAFYSRYYTLLVTIPIRMPHATMREEIQRFDVGVWEPKGKERPKTERNAIYQKLYNAYPDNFFVNYYLGFQLFEVEKDYRNAAFFLENAVAIDPSPPILSSALGAIYFNHLQDYNNALRHFSRAYQMNPQDKSARTNLGYTYRKLGDEKHARELLGE, encoded by the coding sequence ATGCTTGGCGTTATCGGTGTAAAGCTGTTGGCGGATCATTACAGATTGATCAGTTGCCCATACCCCCTAGAATACCGTGAAGCCCATACACCTGCCACCACGCATTTGATGCTTAAAGGGGGTGATCCATATGAACTTGCCCAACAACCCTGGTATACCAATGTATATGGTGTGGCCTTTAATTATATATGCTATCCGGTGGTGATGGTCTTTGGGGAGGGGTACCCGGTATATCGCGCAATCGTGGGTTTCTTTATATGGTGTTGCTGCATCACCTTGTATTTGCTGCTGCAGCGGTTGAAGGTTCCCCGGCTGGAAAGCACCGCAGCTACACTCATCTTCTATGCTTCACTGCTTTATTTCGTGACGCCCATGGTGAGGCCGGATAGCTTTGGGTTGTTCCTGTTTATGGTGTCCTTGTTTTACCCTGTGATCTCAGGATATGGTTGGCGTTCATTGGTGGTGAGCATGGTTTGTTGCATCGTTGCATTCTACGCCAAACCGTATTTTTTGCTGGCCTCCGCATTTCTTGCAGCATATATGTTTTTGTTTGTTTCCAAAAAGCAAGGGTTGATATATGGATGTGGGTTTGCCCTGTTGCTCTTGATATCCGTTCTTGTTGTAGACCAACGTTTTGAAACATATTTCAGCAACGCCTTCTTCATTTATACTAACTATCGCATTGATAAATTTGATTATATGATCAGGCAATTATCGGCTTATGTCAAGCACAGTCCTGGCTTAATTGGACTGATGATGATGGGTGGGTATGCAGGGTGGCGATCATTTAAGGGTGGGAGCTGGAAATTGAACTTAAAGAATCCAGAAGCCCCGGCAATAGCAAGCGCGATACCTCTTTCGGCATTTGTGGCTGTTTGTATTTTCCTGTTATTCGTATATCGCTTAGGCCAACATCAGGGTGCATGGCTTACCTATTTATTTCAGTTGATGTCGCCCTTTTTGCTTTTAGCGACCCTTCCTGCCGTTTTCAGGGCGTCTATCCGGTATAAACGAAGTCTGGTCATGGCATTGTTGATGATCAACCTGGGAATTAACGCATTCGCATACCTCAACCATACAGGGGAGGTAAGGTATAGCGAGGAATCGTGGAAACTTTTAAAAACGCTGACTGAACCTGCCAATCAGGTATTGAATACCCCGGTCATTGCGATGGACCTGCTACAGGAAAACAAGCGTGTATTTGACACGGGTAACTCTGAGTATTTTCAATATGGTGGCGAGCGCAATGGTATTTGGTCTTCCTTTTTATCGCCACATCCCGAGATACAGGATCGTTGGATGGAGGCAAGGAGAGAAGTAAATCAAATGATTGAGCAGCAAAAGTTTGATCTTATTGTTTTGGGAAGAGGTCCGAGATACCTCACGGACGAGGCTTTTTACTCCAGATATTACACACTCCTCGTGACCATACCCATCAGAATGCCCCATGCAACCATGAGGGAAGAAATTCAGCGGTTTGATGTTGGTGTTTGGGAACCAAAGGGAAAGGAGCGTCCTAAAACGGAACGTAATGCGATCTATCAGAAGCTTTATAATGCTTATCCTGACAATTTCTTTGTAAACTATTACCTCGGGTTTCAGCTGTTCGAAGTGGAGAAAGATTATCGCAATGCGGCTTTCTTTTTGGAAAATGCAGTAGCGATTGATCCCAGCCCACCGATACTCTCCAGCGCGCTCGGGGCCATATATTTCAATCATCTTCAGGATTATAACAATGCATTGCGGCATTTTTCAAGAGCCTACCAAATGAATCCCCAGGACAAATCCGCACGTACAAACCTTGGTTATACCTATAGGAAACTGGGAGATGAAAAGCATGCACGTGAACTGCTCGGCGAATAG